In the genome of Pseudomonas bubulae, one region contains:
- a CDS encoding MerR family DNA-binding transcriptional regulator, which yields MSSQTYSISDLARELDITTRAIRFYEEQGLLAPERRGQERVYSARDKVSLKLILRGKRIGFSLAECRELIELYDPTSGNQKQLNSMLAKIAERREQLEQQLLDIQQMQLELDTAEERCLQALEQTIKKQTTNSPSL from the coding sequence ATGAGCAGCCAGACGTACAGTATTTCCGACCTTGCCCGTGAACTTGACATCACCACCCGTGCCATTCGCTTTTATGAAGAGCAAGGCCTGCTCGCCCCTGAACGACGCGGTCAGGAGCGGGTGTATTCGGCGCGGGACAAAGTCAGCCTGAAACTGATTCTGCGCGGCAAGCGCATCGGCTTTTCGCTGGCCGAATGCCGCGAACTGATCGAGCTTTATGACCCCACCAGCGGCAACCAGAAACAGCTCAACAGCATGCTGGCCAAAATCGCCGAACGCCGCGAGCAGCTTGAGCAGCAGTTGCTGGATATCCAGCAGATGCAGCTGGAGCTCGATACCGCTGAAGAGCGGTGTCTCCAGGCGCTGGAACAGACCATAAAAAAACAGACGACTAACAGTCCCTCGCTCTGA
- a CDS encoding substrate-binding domain-containing protein: protein MLRFMSLTLLCALTGLVCAADLRIQGSNTIGANLGPALVSAMLAEQGLHDIHSVPVIPPNEHTIVGTTAQGRQIRVDVAAHGSGTGFTALAAGHADLVASSRPIKDRELVDLERLGDLKSPSAEQVIAIDGLAIILHPRNPLNQLDTEQLAQVFSGQISRWEQLGGVGGAIHLYARDGQSGTWETFKELVLNRNGQSLSSTAQRFESSEELSDAVSRDPQAIGFIGLPYIREAKTLAIVDGASQPMLPLTSLIASEDYPLSRRLFFYLPPSTINPWAKALVAFTQSPQGQAIVGQNGFVAQSVQAGSVLPGGHMPQAYQALTREAQRLSVNFRFEEGSASLDNKARQDLLRVADYLSAHGKLDKQITLVGFGDAKDDPQRAQLLSTLRAMAVRRELVKSGVVPREIRGYGAQMPVAANIEDEGRQKNRRVEVWVY from the coding sequence ATGCTGCGTTTTATGTCCTTGACCCTGTTATGCGCGCTGACCGGCCTGGTCTGCGCTGCCGACCTGCGCATCCAGGGCTCCAACACCATCGGCGCCAACCTTGGCCCTGCACTGGTCAGCGCCATGCTCGCCGAGCAAGGCCTGCATGACATCCACAGTGTCCCGGTCATCCCGCCCAACGAGCACACTATTGTCGGCACCACGGCGCAGGGCCGGCAGATCCGGGTGGATGTCGCCGCCCATGGCTCGGGTACCGGCTTTACTGCCCTGGCCGCCGGGCATGCGGATCTGGTGGCGTCCTCGCGCCCCATCAAGGACCGCGAACTGGTAGACCTTGAGCGCCTGGGAGACCTGAAAAGCCCGAGCGCCGAACAAGTGATTGCCATCGATGGCCTGGCGATCATTCTCCACCCGCGCAACCCGCTCAATCAGCTTGATACCGAGCAACTGGCACAGGTTTTCAGTGGCCAGATCAGCCGCTGGGAACAGCTGGGCGGGGTCGGTGGTGCCATTCATTTATATGCCCGCGATGGCCAGTCCGGCACCTGGGAGACCTTTAAAGAGCTGGTCTTGAACCGCAACGGGCAGTCCTTGAGCAGTACGGCACAGCGTTTCGAATCCAGCGAAGAGCTATCCGATGCCGTCAGCCGTGACCCACAAGCCATCGGCTTTATCGGCCTGCCGTATATCCGTGAGGCCAAGACCCTGGCTATCGTTGATGGCGCATCGCAGCCCATGCTGCCGCTCACCAGCCTGATTGCCAGCGAAGACTACCCCTTGTCGCGGCGTCTGTTCTTTTACCTGCCTCCCTCGACGATAAATCCCTGGGCAAAAGCACTGGTTGCCTTCACCCAAAGCCCGCAAGGTCAGGCCATTGTCGGGCAAAACGGCTTTGTCGCCCAAAGCGTACAAGCTGGCAGCGTGCTACCGGGCGGGCACATGCCCCAGGCGTATCAGGCGCTGACGCGGGAGGCACAGCGCCTGTCAGTCAACTTCCGTTTTGAAGAAGGCAGCGCCTCACTGGATAACAAGGCGCGTCAGGACTTGCTGCGTGTGGCCGACTACCTGAGCGCCCATGGCAAACTCGACAAACAGATCACACTGGTGGGTTTTGGCGATGCCAAGGATGACCCGCAGCGTGCACAATTGCTGTCAACGTTGCGGGCGATGGCCGTACGCCGCGAGCTGGTGAAAAGCGGCGTGGTGCCCAGGGAAATTCGTGGCTATGGCGCACAAATGCCGGTGGCAGCCAATATCGAAGATGAAGGGCGCCAGAAGAATCGTCGGGTTGAGGTGTGGGTTTATTGA
- a CDS encoding acyl-CoA dehydrogenase, with product MDFAYSPKVQALRERVTAFMDAHVYPAEAIFDQQVAEGDRWQPTAIMEELKLKARAEGLWNLFLPESELGAGLTNLEYAPLAEIMGRSMLGSEPFNCSAPDTGNMEVLVRYASEAQKKQWLEPLLRGDIRSAFAMTEPDVASSDATNMTACAVRDGDEWLINGRKWWTSGACDPRCKVMIFMGLSNPENPRHQQHSMILVPVDTPGVKIVRPLPVFGYDDAPHGHAEVLFDNVRVPYENVLLGEGRGFEIAQGRLGPGRIHHCMRSIGMAERALALMCKRSLARTAFGKPLARLGANIDKIADSRMEIDMARLLTLKAAYMMDTVGNKVARSEIAQIKVVAPNVALKVIDRAIQMHGGAGVSADFPLAYMYAMQRTLRLADGPDEVHRAAVGKFELDKYAL from the coding sequence ATGGATTTCGCTTACTCTCCGAAAGTTCAGGCACTGCGTGAGCGTGTGACAGCGTTTATGGACGCCCATGTTTACCCGGCGGAGGCGATTTTTGATCAGCAGGTGGCTGAAGGTGATCGCTGGCAGCCCACAGCGATCATGGAAGAGTTGAAACTCAAGGCCAGGGCTGAAGGGCTGTGGAATCTGTTTTTGCCAGAGTCCGAACTGGGCGCCGGGCTGACCAACCTTGAATACGCGCCGCTGGCAGAAATCATGGGGCGCTCGATGCTGGGTTCCGAGCCCTTCAACTGCTCGGCACCGGATACCGGCAATATGGAAGTACTGGTGCGCTACGCCAGCGAGGCACAAAAAAAACAGTGGTTGGAGCCGCTGTTGCGGGGTGACATTCGCTCGGCGTTTGCCATGACCGAACCGGACGTCGCCTCGTCGGATGCTACTAATATGACGGCATGCGCCGTGCGTGACGGTGACGAGTGGCTGATCAATGGCCGCAAATGGTGGACGTCGGGAGCTTGTGACCCTCGCTGCAAGGTCATGATTTTCATGGGCTTGAGCAACCCTGAAAATCCGCGGCATCAGCAGCACTCAATGATCCTGGTGCCGGTAGACACCCCAGGGGTGAAAATCGTACGGCCACTGCCGGTATTCGGCTACGACGATGCTCCTCATGGTCATGCCGAAGTGCTGTTCGACAACGTACGAGTGCCGTATGAAAACGTTTTGTTGGGTGAAGGCCGGGGCTTTGAAATTGCCCAGGGGCGTCTTGGGCCGGGCCGGATTCACCACTGCATGCGCTCGATTGGCATGGCCGAGCGGGCACTGGCTTTAATGTGCAAGCGTTCGCTGGCACGTACCGCGTTCGGCAAGCCGCTGGCACGTCTGGGGGCCAATATCGACAAGATCGCCGACTCGCGCATGGAGATCGACATGGCGCGCCTGTTGACCCTCAAGGCTGCGTATATGATGGACACGGTAGGCAACAAGGTGGCCAGAAGTGAAATCGCCCAGATCAAGGTTGTCGCGCCCAACGTTGCCTTGAAGGTGATTGACCGGGCCATTCAGATGCATGGCGGGGCAGGGGTTTCGGCGGATTTTCCGCTGGCTTATATGTACGCCATGCAGCGCACGCTGCGCCTGGCGGATGGTCCGGACGAAGTACACCGGGCGGCAGTGGGCAAGTTTGAGCTGGATAAATATGCACTCTAG
- a CDS encoding LysR family transcriptional regulator yields MNLNKVDLNLFIVFDAIYTEANLTRAGQIIGITQPAVSNALARLRESFNDPLFVRTAQGMVPTPMAQNIISPVRSALALLRVSVQESRTFNPLQANKTYRISMTDLSEAVILPPLFQRLRRQAPSVVVESFLSHRRETTSDLAAGRLDFAIDAPLNTDPQVRHVKLMEDRYVCAMRQGHPSAGKATLSLDEYLALTHIHISTRRNGLGEVDLALGKMGLQRKITLRSQHYLMASNVLQQTDMAMTVPERFARRHGLHFVALPLNELPNVETHLYWHESTEQDPANRWMREQLIELCQQQQKFEAASLLDVYVNQALV; encoded by the coding sequence ATGAACCTGAACAAGGTCGATCTCAATCTGTTTATCGTCTTCGACGCCATCTATACCGAAGCCAACCTGACCCGCGCCGGGCAGATTATCGGCATCACCCAGCCAGCCGTGTCCAATGCCCTGGCGCGATTGCGCGAGAGCTTCAATGACCCGCTGTTCGTGCGCACCGCCCAGGGCATGGTGCCCACCCCCATGGCACAGAACATCATCAGCCCGGTGCGCAGTGCCCTGGCGCTGTTGCGTGTTTCGGTGCAGGAAAGCCGCACCTTCAACCCCCTGCAAGCCAACAAGACCTACCGCATCAGCATGACAGACCTGTCAGAAGCGGTGATTTTGCCGCCGCTATTCCAGCGGCTACGGCGTCAGGCGCCTTCGGTGGTGGTCGAGAGTTTTCTCTCTCATCGGCGTGAGACCACCAGTGATCTGGCTGCCGGGCGTCTGGATTTTGCGATAGATGCCCCCCTCAATACCGACCCGCAGGTACGCCATGTCAAATTGATGGAAGACCGTTACGTCTGCGCCATGCGCCAGGGCCACCCATCGGCCGGCAAGGCAACCCTGAGCCTGGATGAATACCTGGCGCTGACCCACATTCATATCTCGACCCGACGCAACGGCCTCGGCGAGGTCGACCTGGCCCTGGGCAAGATGGGCCTGCAGCGCAAGATCACCCTGCGCTCGCAGCATTACCTGATGGCCTCTAATGTGCTGCAGCAAACCGACATGGCAATGACCGTGCCCGAGCGTTTTGCCCGCCGCCATGGCCTGCACTTTGTAGCCTTGCCCCTCAATGAACTGCCCAATGTGGAAACCCATTTGTACTGGCACGAAAGTACCGAGCAAGACCCGGCCAATCGCTGGATGCGCGAGCAACTGATAGAGCTGTGCCAGCAACAACAGAAATTCGAAGCCGCAAGCCTGCTTGACGTATACGTCAACCAAGCTTTAGTTTAG